A segment of the Lycium ferocissimum isolate CSIRO_LF1 chromosome 5, AGI_CSIRO_Lferr_CH_V1, whole genome shotgun sequence genome:
AAAACCGCTTTTTTTtaaagactagatttattttcagattttaagaaaatgctttattttttcccttttttatgttttcactttcaatacgtTCAAACTAGTGTtttaagtttaggggggtaataggggcggggaaaggtaaggtgtgtcgtagcaaattagggtatagttcggggggtaatggtgccttatccctatAATTAACACAATGTctaatttaaaatattcttgGGTTTATTTCTTAAGGACCTCGGGAGTTTTTCACTTTGTACCAAAATGTTTGGTAAGGCAACAAATgttatatttggaatttgaaaaacacctaaaactttattttcacttttttcactttcaatacgtTCAAACTAGTGTTTTCAGAGGCGTTTCGGGGGGGGCGAGTCCGGGGGCGGGCATCGGGGCGTAAGTCTGCGGGGCGCAAATGAAAGGCGTAGATCCATAGGGCGTAAGTCCCGGGCTCAAAAGCGTAGGCCTCGGGCGTAAAGGCGTATGCCCCGGGtgtaaattttaatttgtattgttttaaaagtatttttgctatagattatgatttttattgttgtaatgatatttatactttattttaTCATGTTGTAgtgattttcttaaaatatagaaataaagaaagcaaCTCTCGTAGAAAATAACACTGTCATAAATAGTTTTTTTAGATGATTATGTCTGAAATTGATATGATAGAGATTTAAACACTTTATGTTCTGGCATAACTTCATCCACTTTGTCATTGTTCTTACACTTTTggcctttctccttctttgattatataaataaaagtcaGTGCAAATATTAGTTGAGGGTGAGAAGGACTAATAGATTTggagattgatgatgaagtGAATGAAGATTTCATTTTATAGATTATCTAGGCTATTATCAATTTTTTGTGTTGCAACCTTTGTCAAATAATAattctaataattttttttatattattagtgatttgtttgaatttatttacagaattttaatgaaaactttacatttgcttattttttagtaataaaattataaaattgaagatacATGAGACATACGCCCCGTAGATCCATGTGACTTACGCCCCCCGTGTCTCGGGCCTTACGCCTCGCCCCGCGCTGCTTAACACGCCTCGTCTCGCGCCTTCGCTTTTTAAAACACtgattcaaacaaccaaatattttttgcaaaaactataaccaaacacaattccaactccaacttcaaaattccaaataaaatgaaaagtatttgattttcatggccgaACGCCTACTAAAATTTTCTTCACTATTGTGAGGGCTAGTTTtggcattttgatattttaataattttttgatttttcctaAATAAATCCGAATCCATgccaagtattatatgtatgatatattgAATTTTATATTACACAACCAACAATATAATACTCTatattatatacttttatatacatactGTAAAATACCAACCAAACGGCTGCTCAAAGGTTGTTTAGTTTTCGACAAATTGGAGGAGTGGTTTTAAAGGAAGAAAGTTCCAAAGGCATAGCCAAAAGAATCGCCGTCCCTCAAACACGTCCACATTCTCACAGCATTTTTTAGAgtccaaaaagaaagagataaagAGGACAGAAAATGAACACGTTGGAGGAACAGAGGTCACAAGCCCCTCTTCATCAACTATAGAATCCCAAATACCCAATAGGAATACGTGTTCACAGAATACTTGGGACCTCCTTTTGATAATGACTTTCCAAGTTTCCAGTATTGCTTTCACTGCTTCTCCTTTCACCACGacaccttttttttcttcttcaaaaattacCCTAAAAATCTCCCCACTTGAATGTTGTGAATCTCACTTTCCTTTATATATTAACTGCCTCCATCCCCTACCCCTAGCCTCATATCATTATTAATCTCAACTCTGTCAGAGGTTATTTATTCTTTCTTTCACTCTTCCCCCATAATATCTCCAAGAATCTTGATTTTTCTGCTTCATTCAATGGCCCCCTGATTATCCTGTTCCCAAGTATTCTTTTCAGGATGCAAGTTAAACTGCTAAAAATGGAAACTTCCTGCAATTTCTCCACTTTGGCTCCTAGCTGCCTCACTCGTCAAAAAAGATCCGATCTTTCTTCTTTCATTGGCTCTGTTACTCTCTCCAACACCAAGAACCGCACCTTTCTTGATTCCATTTCTTGCACTAGTAGTAGTGGTGGCACAAAGTCTGTCACTACCCGAAGAAGAAAACCCAAGAATACTGGAACTAATAGCACTTCCAGCAAAAATGTTAAGACTAATGAGATCCCATCAGTCTCAACAAAAGGGTCATCAGGGAAAGGGACACGTCAGCAAGAGTGTACACAGGCAGAGAAGGATAGTGGGCCCTCTGATGTGCGAGCATTGAATCAAAATGGTGACCCAATGGGGAGAAAAGATTTGGGGAAGTGTGTAGTGAGATGGTTATCACAGGGAATGAGAGCTATGGCTTCAGATTTTGCTACAGCTGAGATGCAAGGAGAATTTACTGAGGTTAAACAGAGAATGGAACCAGGATTGACTTTTGTTATTCAAGCTCAGCCTTATCTTAATGCTGTACCTATGCCTCTTGGTCTTGAAGCTATTTGCTTGAAGGCTTGCACTCATTATCCTACCCTTTTCGATAACTTCCAGCGTGAGCTTAGAGACGTTCTTCAGGACCTTCAGAGGAAGTCCTCGGTCCAAGATTGGCGTGGTACTGAGTCATGGAAGTTGCTTAAGGATCTCGCTAGTTCAGGTGAAATTACTCCATTggatttcattttatatgacatACAGTCAAACCTGTCTATAACAGATTGTTTGTTCGATATTTTTTGGCTGCAATAGTGAAAAATTGTTATAGAGAAcaataatataacataacattaAAGATTAGTTCCGCAAAACAACATGGCTgttataatgaaatgttgttatagaggatgATAGATGACTgctatagagaggtctgactatACTTGTCCGGAaggtttatgtatatattaacGTACTCCTACTATAGTAGTAGTAAAGGGAAAAGATTAATCATTGATTAAATATAAAGAAACTACTCTTTCTGTTTCGTTGTACACGTATACGATGATGTATGACTGTAAATAGAGTTTATGAAGcaaaataaagaattttgacaCGCAAATATATATAACAGCCAATAGCCCTAAATTCTTGTGTTTGAATcatgtcatgttatttcattcctATAAGAGCATTTCGTTACGGGTTAAATGACAGTGATAAAATCACATAgcttccaaatatagaaaagtgtcCATCTTCCTGAAATAGATGAGAAAGCAAAGAGGTTCATGTAAAATGGATTGGAGGGAGTATTggattcttgaaagttgtataaaGCAATATAATTAATAGTATGGTGTCAAATGTTTTAGGACATCAAGGTAAATAAGAGTTTTCTATAGATTTAGAAAGGAAGAACATGTTTGTTTGGTTTTCCCTGACATTGTTTACTTGCAGCTCAGCATAAAGCCATTGCAAGGAAGGCTTCTCAACCAAAATCTGTTCCTGGTGTAATGGGAATGGACCTCGAGAAAGCCAAAGCCATTCAGAGTAGGATTGATGATTTCACCAATCGGATGGCAGATTTGCTTCATATCGAAAGAGATGCTGAATTAGAGTTCACTCAGGAGGAGTTGAATGCTGTCCCCGCACCCGATGTTAATTCTGAGGCTCTGAAGCCATTTGAATTCTTGGTTAGCCATGCCCAACCTGAGCAGGAACTCTGTGATACTATCTGCAATCTGACAGCAGTTAGCACATCTATAGGTgatataattttctttaatcTCATCGATGTTTGTCAGtattgaatttccttcatttaaTTGGGACGTGTTTTTGCTTTACGACACACAGGATTAGGTGGAATGCATTTAGTGTTGTTCAAATTGGAGGGAAATCACAGATTGCCTCCAACTAACCTCTCACCCGGGGACATGGTTTGTGTCAGAAATTGTGATAGTAGAGGCGCTGGTGCAACTTCTTGCATGCAAGGATTTGTGCATAACCTTGGGGAGGACGGACGTAGCATCAGTTTGGCTCTTGAGTCACTTCATGGAGATACTACCTTTTCCAAGCTCTTTGGGAAAAATGTTCGCATTGATCGCATTCACGGATTGGCTGATGCAGTCACATACGAGGTATATTTCCGTTCTTCAATTCTGCCAGGTGAAACTCTTGTTGGAGTCACAGTTTAAAAGAATATGTGGAAAGTTATGCGGAATGGTGAAACTAAATGGTTAGGTCAGAGGAGAGAGTTTTAGTATACAGTTAACCTAATTAATTTAAACGAGGCAAAACTATAAGGGGCTACCAAGTCCATCCCAAGTCCCCATTGTTCTTCTTTGTTAATCTTTCGTAGGAAATACTTACTCCACCAGTGATCCTCGAcgttttggagaaaatatgtgCAATATTTGTGTTATGTTGTTGAAAGGAAAGACTTCAGGATTAGCTTGCTTTCTGTATCCGTTTAAATTAAGTTGTTTTCTGGATgtgtttttaaatattaaatattaaataatgcAAGTCTATATAGCTTGATCCTCTTCTCTTTGTGGACAGAGACTTTGGTACTTATATTGTCTAAGTTTGTTTTCGAGAGAAGCTCATACTTCATTTCCAAGGTTCAGGCCTAACTTTGAAAAACTTTAAGTAGCTGATActtctttttttgataaagtaggttttttttttttttttttttttttttttttagggacaAACTTGCTGTATGCAAGCAGTAGTTAGAAACTAATACTTAATTTCCAAGGTTCAGTATAACTTTGAAAAACGTGGGTATCACTTCTGCCACTATGAGTGTGGTGGTGATTGGTACTCTAGAATCAACATTATATGTAGCGCTTTTTGTTTTCATATCATTCAAAATATGTCTTCAgcatttcttatttctttcctCGCTTTTTGATTGGTACTCTGAAGCTTTACAGGCCCTTAGGGTCTTAAAAGTAATTCCTGCCTGCCTTTGCATATGACTGTTATTTGTTGAAATTTGTGTACTGCCATTGGTAAATGAGAAGTCTTCATTATCTGCTGGTTACTCTGTATCTTCCTTTATCACCAGAGGATTTCCTGTGCTCTGTTGTCTTTGTAGGGAAAATGACTTGTTGTACTCCTTGAGTTAACAAGGATAATTGACTTGTTTGTGGAGTAAGAGCCGTATTTGACACAGCTATAAGATTGAGTTCCAGACTGTTAAAAAAACTATACAATTAACTTCATATTTGGCTCTTTATCTTTGAGATGTTTGCTGCATTAGTTTTTTGATAGACGTTGCAGAATGTTTACTACAACTACTGTCCTCTATTAATATTGTTCATTTCGGAAATAGTAATTAGGCGCTGCTATACAAATGTTAAGATAGATTAGAACATTTTATTCTGTTGAAATAAAAGGTAAAGTCATTCTTGAGAATACCTGAGTTCTGATTAGGTATGAGGTGAACATAATCTATCTTAGAATGTGGTATTCACCCCTTTGTTTTTGGCAGCGCAATTGTGAAGCCTTAATGATGCTTCAGAAGAAAGGATTCCGGAAGAAAAATCCTTCTGTAGCGGTGGTAGCTACACTTTTTGGAGACAAAGAAGACCTTACCTGGCTTGAGGAGAATGACATGGCAGATTGGGCTGAAGTGGAACTCCCTGATTCTACGGACAGAAAATCTTTTGATGCTTCCCAAAGAAAAGCAATTGCTTTAGGTTTAAATAAGAATCGACCTATAATGATAATTCAAGGGCCTCCTGGCACAGGGAAGACTGGTTTGCTGAAGGAATTGATTTCTCTTGCTGTAAAACAAGGTGAAAGGGTGCTTGTAACTGCACCAACAAATGCAGCTGTGGACAACATGGTTGAAAAGTTGTCCAATATTGGACTCAACATTGTTCGGGTTGGAAATCCTGCACGAATATCCCCTGCTGTAGCTTCAAAATCTTTGGCTGAAATAGTGAATAATAGGCTGTCTGATTTCCAAGCAGAGATTGAGAGGAAGAAGTCAGATCTTAGAAGGGACCTGAGGTATTGTCTTAAGGATGACTCTTTAGCTGCTGGTATACGTCAACTTCTAAAACAGCTTGGAAAGTCCatcaagaagaaagagaaggaagaagtgaaagaaatctTATCAACTGCTCATGTTGTGCTTGCAACAAACATTGGGGCAGCTGATCCACTAATTAGGCGGCTGGACgcatttgatttggttattatagATGAAGCTGGCCAAGCAATTGAACCATCGTCTTGGATACCAATATTGCTAGGAAAGCGTTGTATTCTTGCAGGTGATCAATTCCAGCTTGCTCCTGTGATCCTTTCTAGGAAAGCCTTAGAAGGTGGTCTTGGAGTTTCACTACTGGAGAGGGCAGCAACTTTGCATGACGACATGTTGTCGACAAAGTTAACAACACAGTACAGAATGAACGATGCCATAGCTAGTTGGGCTTCAAAGGAGATGTATAGCGGATCTTTAATATCATCCCCAACCGTTGCGTCTCATCTTCTAGTGGATTCTCCTTTTGTCAAGGTATGAATCGCATTGCATTGGCTGCCATTTTCACTAGgcatataatatattttttttttgataaccgtggtgtcGGGGCCAACTTACatgcacctcgactaattccacgggatacctgccacctcccaccaacaaCAGGTGCCAGGGGCAGAAATCACCGAGTGTTTTTTGTCTCTACTGGGATTTGAACCCGAcacctcatggttctcaacccacttcatcgaccactaggccacactcGTTGGGTGCTCACTAGGCATATAATTTATAATTGGGATTCTGGTACCTTGTTCTACTTTTTGTTCTTTCCACAAGTACAAAGGAGGACGTAGGCTCTTTTCTTTGTCGTTTCCGTAACGTAAAGCTTAATtgcttttcatgaatttcttcatgCATGTCAAGTATTAAATAGGAAAGCAGAGGTGTAGAGCTCAACTTATAGTGCAGAATATCTGTGCCATTTGCAATGTTCAAATAGGACGACTTCTACAGTAAAAAAATTACCTTTTGGAACTGTGTGATTTTTGGAAACTTTTATGTGGATATTTTCTTTATAGTAATTTTTATATGGACATTAGAAGATACTATTTTTAAAGTAATGGCTGTTAACTCTATGTTACGCATAATATCGACCGCAATGTTATAATTTCAACCTCCATAAGAAAGAATAACTCAACTAAAGATTCTAATGCTTCATACTGTACTAACCCATCTTATTTTCCAATTGTTAGAAAGAAgacacttttaattatttatctaAGATCTGCAACATGATCTTTCACGTGCAGGCCCAATTCCTAATCTAAAATTTAACCCTTAACTAGTATATTGGCCTAAACTCCTAACTCGCATAATGTCTTTGTAGCTATTCCTTAATATCGTCCATAAATTTGAATTTCTCTCTTCAACATCTTGTTTATTGATTTGGTACGCAACACATACTATGCTTAGAAATAGAGTTGTTGTTGAACCCTTTCTTGTAGAGTTACCTTTTTGACATGTGCTAGGTGCTGCATTTTATTGTTCTTGGCACTGCCTCACAACATTAGTCAGGGTTATTTGCCTGTTTGAAACTTTAGCATATTATTTGACCAACAAGTATATGGTCACAGAAAGCATGATTTTAGTTCTCGTAATTTCTGTATTCAGCCCACATGGATTACGCAGTGTCCGCTGCTATTGCTTGATACGAGAATGCCTTATGGAAGCTTAtcagttggttgcgaagagcaTTTGGACCCTGCTGGCACTGGCTCCTTTTTCAATGAAGGGGAAGCAGAAATCGTTATTCAACATGTATTCAGTTTAATTTATGCTGGTATGTGCTCTTTATTTTTTCGTTTTctctatgattttttttaatttagatttGGGGAATTTACATGTGCTTTCTACCTTTGTTGCTTCATATATCATAAATCAGGATAGGTTAGTTAAATTAGTACTTATCagttatcttattttatcttctGCAGGTGTTCCCCCTGCAGCCATTGCTGTGCAGTCTCCTTATGTCGCTCAAGTGCAACTACTTAGAGACAAGATTGATGAGATTCCAATTGCTACTGGCGTTGATGTTGCAACTATTGATAGCTTTCAAGGCCGTGAAGCAGATGCTGTGATTATATCCATGGTAAGCTCTTTCATTCCGTTCTAATCTCTGCCTTGATAAGGATCCTTTAAGTAATCAATGTTACTAATTAAGGGATTCGAAGTGTCCTAGAGAAAATTTCGTGGTATCCTCTGGTAATTAGTGAAAAAACAGTAATATCTGTTTGAATGCTCGATTGCTATATGCTAAGTTGTTTGAGTGGGATGACTATACATTTCACTTTCATATCACTTGATTAAGTAGTTAAAGCCATTTCCCAAACTGCTACTTTTAGCAGGGAAAAAGTAAATCAATCTGGAATTTTTTTGCAGCTTCAAGTTTTTGTTTCGTACAGGCAGTTTATTCAGTATGCTCAATAGTCTCCATTACCTTGTATTAATTAGTGAAGATGGAGGGAATATAATGGAAAGAAGGAACACTCAAGGATATGCCAGTgccacaaaaaaattatttccaacCTAGGAAACAAGAGAAGAAAGATAAAACAGTCATCAAAAGGCTCTAATACATAATTGATTCCTCCAGAAATCAAAAATAGAATAATGGTGTAACACCCAGCAAACTTTGACCAGCGACTAAAGGACTTCAAGCAGGAATGATTATTTTTGCCGCTGATTTTAGCTTCTAGGATCTAGGGATA
Coding sequences within it:
- the LOC132056234 gene encoding uncharacterized protein LOC132056234, which codes for MQVKLLKMETSCNFSTLAPSCLTRQKRSDLSSFIGSVTLSNTKNRTFLDSISCTSSSGGTKSVTTRRRKPKNTGTNSTSSKNVKTNEIPSVSTKGSSGKGTRQQECTQAEKDSGPSDVRALNQNGDPMGRKDLGKCVVRWLSQGMRAMASDFATAEMQGEFTEVKQRMEPGLTFVIQAQPYLNAVPMPLGLEAICLKACTHYPTLFDNFQRELRDVLQDLQRKSSVQDWRGTESWKLLKDLASSAQHKAIARKASQPKSVPGVMGMDLEKAKAIQSRIDDFTNRMADLLHIERDAELEFTQEELNAVPAPDVNSEALKPFEFLVSHAQPEQELCDTICNLTAVSTSIGLGGMHLVLFKLEGNHRLPPTNLSPGDMVCVRNCDSRGAGATSCMQGFVHNLGEDGRSISLALESLHGDTTFSKLFGKNVRIDRIHGLADAVTYERNCEALMMLQKKGFRKKNPSVAVVATLFGDKEDLTWLEENDMADWAEVELPDSTDRKSFDASQRKAIALGLNKNRPIMIIQGPPGTGKTGLLKELISLAVKQGERVLVTAPTNAAVDNMVEKLSNIGLNIVRVGNPARISPAVASKSLAEIVNNRLSDFQAEIERKKSDLRRDLRYCLKDDSLAAGIRQLLKQLGKSIKKKEKEEVKEILSTAHVVLATNIGAADPLIRRLDAFDLVIIDEAGQAIEPSSWIPILLGKRCILAGDQFQLAPVILSRKALEGGLGVSLLERAATLHDDMLSTKLTTQYRMNDAIASWASKEMYSGSLISSPTVASHLLVDSPFVKPTWITQCPLLLLDTRMPYGSLSVGCEEHLDPAGTGSFFNEGEAEIVIQHVFSLIYAGVPPAAIAVQSPYVAQVQLLRDKIDEIPIATGVDVATIDSFQGREADAVIISMVRSNNLGAVGFLGDSRRMNVAITRARKHVAVVCDSSTICHNTYLARLLRHIRYFGKVKHVEPGSFWEFGLGMDPMLPSKLS